The Streptomyces sp. P9-A4 genome contains a region encoding:
- a CDS encoding spermidine synthase — MSGPVTLDRREGPYGEVVLRRRDEHFEIIANGTFLIDTSDGRSERLLIDAAQAALPEGERAGASVLVGGLGVGFSLAHAAADPRWGRIAVVEREEAIIDWHRRGPLAAISGAALADSRTVILHTDLVAHLRTSSDRYDALCLDIDNGPDWTVTEDNESLYTAEGLAACAARLKPGGVLAVWSARPSGDFEGSLRNAGFSGVRTEEIPVARGVPDVVHLAVRPG; from the coding sequence ATGTCAGGACCCGTGACCCTCGACCGCCGTGAAGGACCGTACGGAGAGGTCGTGCTGCGCCGGCGCGACGAGCACTTCGAGATCATCGCCAACGGGACCTTCCTGATTGACACCTCCGACGGGCGTTCGGAGCGGCTGCTGATCGACGCGGCGCAGGCCGCGCTGCCGGAAGGGGAGCGCGCCGGCGCCTCGGTCCTGGTCGGCGGGCTCGGCGTCGGGTTCTCGCTCGCCCATGCCGCCGCCGACCCCCGCTGGGGCCGGATCGCGGTCGTCGAGCGGGAGGAGGCGATCATCGACTGGCACCGGCGGGGGCCGCTCGCCGCGATCTCCGGGGCCGCTCTCGCCGATTCCCGGACCGTGATCCTGCACACGGACCTGGTGGCCCACCTCCGGACCTCCTCCGACCGCTACGACGCCCTCTGCCTGGACATCGACAACGGGCCCGACTGGACGGTCACCGAGGACAACGAATCCCTGTACACGGCCGAGGGGTTGGCGGCCTGCGCGGCCCGGCTGAAGCCGGGGGGCGTGCTCGCCGTGTGGTCGGCACGACCCTCCGGCGATTTCGAAGGGTCCTTGCGGAATGCCGGATTCAGCGGGGTACGGACGGAAGAGATCCCCGTTGCCCGGGGCGTCCCCGACGTGGTCCATCTCGCGGTCCGTCCCGGATAA
- a CDS encoding response regulator transcription factor, with amino-acid sequence MEQTHTTHHGAAATPGAQRRVLVVEDDVTIVEAISARLRAEGFLVQIATDGPAAVDAAEAWQPDLMVLDVMLPGFDGLEVCRRVQAQRPVPVLMLTARDDETDMLVGLGVGADDYMTKPFSMRELAARVHVLLRRVERAALAAVTPRSGILRLGELEIDHAQRRVRVRAEDVHLTPTEFDLLVCLASTPRAVLSREQLLAEVWDWADASGTRTVDSHIKALRRKIGAERIRTVHGVGYALETPAP; translated from the coding sequence ATGGAGCAGACACACACCACTCACCACGGTGCGGCGGCCACTCCGGGGGCCCAGCGGCGCGTCCTGGTGGTCGAGGACGACGTGACGATCGTGGAGGCGATCTCCGCGAGACTGCGCGCCGAGGGCTTCCTCGTGCAGATCGCGACGGACGGCCCGGCGGCCGTGGACGCGGCCGAGGCCTGGCAGCCGGACCTGATGGTCCTGGACGTGATGCTGCCCGGTTTCGACGGTCTGGAGGTGTGCCGGCGGGTCCAGGCGCAGCGGCCCGTCCCGGTCCTCATGCTGACCGCCCGCGACGACGAGACCGACATGCTGGTCGGTCTCGGGGTCGGCGCGGACGACTACATGACCAAGCCGTTCTCGATGCGCGAGCTGGCCGCCCGGGTGCACGTCCTGCTGCGCCGGGTGGAGCGGGCCGCGCTGGCCGCGGTGACCCCGCGCAGCGGCATCCTGCGGCTGGGCGAGCTGGAGATCGACCACGCGCAGCGCCGGGTCCGGGTGCGGGCCGAGGACGTGCACCTGACGCCGACCGAGTTCGACCTGCTGGTCTGCCTGGCGAGCACCCCCCGCGCGGTCCTCTCCCGCGAGCAGCTGCTCGCCGAGGTGTGGGACTGGGCGGACGCCTCCGGGACCCGGACCGTGGACAGCCACATCAAGGCGCTGCGCCGGAAGATCGGGGCCGAGCGGATCCGTACGGTCCACGGCGTCGGCTACGCGCTGGAGACCCCGGCGCCGTGA
- a CDS encoding HAMP domain-containing sensor histidine kinase, with protein MVISVKTKLGALVVGAVLLTSGLALVAIRTSTEFRYITIFAMIATLLITQFVAQSLTAPLDEMTTVAGTISRGDFSRRVRGADRRDELGDLASTINRMADDLEAVDRHRKELVANVSHELRTPIAALRAVLENVVDGVSEADPETMRSALKQTERLGRLVETLLDLSRLDNGVVALKVRRFEVWPYLSGVLREANLAASQRGLSSTSGLHNRTDVHLHLDVSPPELVAHADVERLHQVMANLIDNAVKHSPPHGRVTVRARRGPCPDSLELEVEDEGPGIPESERHKVFERFDRGSAPRRHGPGSDGGTGLGLAIARWAVDLHGGGIGVAESSRGCRIRVTLPGSFPPRD; from the coding sequence ATCGTGATCTCGGTCAAGACCAAGCTCGGCGCGCTGGTCGTCGGGGCGGTCCTGCTGACCTCCGGTCTGGCCCTGGTGGCGATCCGGACGTCCACCGAGTTCCGGTACATCACGATCTTCGCGATGATCGCGACCCTGCTGATCACCCAGTTCGTGGCGCAGTCCCTGACGGCGCCGCTCGACGAGATGACCACCGTGGCCGGGACGATCTCGCGCGGCGACTTCTCCCGCCGGGTGCGGGGTGCGGACCGGCGGGACGAGCTGGGCGACCTCGCGTCGACGATCAACCGCATGGCGGACGACCTGGAGGCCGTGGACCGGCACCGCAAGGAGCTGGTGGCCAATGTGTCGCACGAGCTGCGGACCCCGATCGCCGCGCTCAGGGCCGTACTGGAGAACGTCGTGGACGGGGTGTCCGAGGCGGACCCGGAGACGATGCGGTCGGCGCTGAAGCAGACCGAGCGGCTGGGGCGGCTGGTGGAGACGCTGCTCGACCTGTCCCGTCTTGACAACGGTGTCGTGGCGCTGAAGGTGCGCCGTTTCGAGGTCTGGCCGTACCTCTCGGGGGTGCTGCGGGAGGCGAACCTCGCCGCGTCGCAGCGCGGCCTCTCCTCCACCTCGGGCCTGCACAACCGCACGGACGTCCATCTGCATCTGGACGTGTCGCCGCCCGAGCTGGTGGCGCACGCGGACGTGGAGCGGCTGCACCAGGTGATGGCGAACCTGATCGACAACGCGGTGAAGCACTCGCCGCCGCACGGCCGGGTCACGGTCAGGGCCCGGCGCGGCCCCTGTCCGGACTCGCTGGAGCTGGAGGTCGAGGACGAGGGTCCCGGCATTCCGGAGTCGGAGCGGCACAAGGTCTTCGAGCGGTTCGACCGGGGTTCCGCGCCGCGCCGGCACGGGCCGGGGAGCGACGGCGGCACGGGTCTGGGGCTGGCGATCGCGCGCTGGGCGGTGGATCTGCACGGCGGCGGGATCGGAGTGGCCGAATCGTCACGTGGCTGCCGGATCAGAGTCACTCTTCCGGGCAGCTTTCCGCCGAGAGATTGA